The genomic DNA CTTTGCCACCTGCTGCTGTGATGTTCGCTCCCCACGTTGCTTTCTCCACATATATTCGGTCGCAGCTGCCAAGGCCTTTGAGTTGTTTGCTTGCACATTTTCTTTCATAAGTCCTGGCAAAATGGTAAACCATAATAAAAACAAGCTCGACTGTGTCGTTCCAATCGGTTGATGCTGCTTATAAAGCTCCATGGCTGTTTCATGTCCAGAACGCATGATAGGTTTTTCACATGCTTCCATGCTTAAAAAATCAACATATTCCTTTTCTATCAAATACTTTGGCTTCATAGAAGTTAAAAGCTGCTCTTTTTCTGCCGATAAAGAAGCAAGGAATAAACCGAATAAACGCTCTTCAATAAAGCTGCTTTCTAGCTTTTGATGAATCGCTTTTGGAATATGTTCAAAGCCGGCCGCTTCTGGCTTATTCTTTTCCCATGGCTCATGCCCTTCTTTTTCAGGGCTAAATTCAAGAACTCTTTTCCATGCTTGCTCAGCCATGGATTGACGTTTCGTATGGTAAGCAGAGTAAGATAACCAGTAATAAAACGGTCCGTCCCCTTCAAAGCCCACTCGTTGCAGCTTTCTTAGCCAACCGTAAGCTAGCTCATACTCTCCAACAAGAGCAAAGCTTGCACCAAGTTTGAATTGATGTTCGTGCAGCATCGGCTTAATCTTTTTCAACACTTCTTTCAAGCTGTTCACTTTCTCTTTATCCTTTAGATAAAAAGCAAATACAAGCTTGTTGCACAGCGCATGCAGGTTGCCTGGATTTTTCGTGAGTACATCCTCAAGAATGTCGTCCGCCTTGCTAGTTTCACCTAAATAAAAATAAGCAAGAGCTAGGTTGTTGTAGGCTGACCAGTATTCAGGAAATTCCTCAATTACCTCTTCTAAAAGGTCAACCGCTCTTGGAAAATGTCCCGATTCTAATAAACGACGCGCCTCATCCTGTTTTACAATAAGATCGTCCTCTTCGTACAGATCCTCCTCAAGCTCCTCCGCCTCAAGAGTTAGCAAGTCGAGTAATTCTTCCGTATCCTCAACAAACTCTCCGTCCTGGTCAAGCTTTAAATACAGCGACGCGTGTGTGTATGCATCTTTAAAAAGACCGAGATGTGCGTAGTTGTTAGCCAAGAAATAATGGCACTCGAGCATATGCTCATCCAGCTCTTCTAAAATTTCGTGCAAATAGCGATTGGACTGTTGATAATCACCAAGCTCCGTACATACAATCGCCAGCTGACAATAAATCATTGGTTCGCCCGGCTCTAATTGAATCGCGCGCTCCAAATACTTTTTTGATTTATAAAAATCCCTCCGTTGATACGCCTTTAAGCCTTTCGCAAAGTAGTATTCACCAGTTGGATGAAAAGACAATAATTTACCTTTAGGTTGATATGCTTTAGAGTCTTTGCTCATGAAATCCTCCATTTAACGTGTTTACAAGCACTTCTTAGATGTAATGAAGTAATTTATAAAAAAATAAGTTTAACCTAATTATTATATCATAAGTCCTAGTTGGCTGAAACCATGAATGTAGAAAGACTATTAGACGAAGCTTGTCTAAAAACAAAAAACCAGCCCCTCGGCTGGTTATTTTGCTGATGATTTTTCATGTCGCTTATTTAATACAGATAAGACATCTCGAGCTGGCAAGCCTTGCTCCACCAACAATACATATAAGTGGTACAATAAATCGGCTGCTTCCCACTTTAGCTCCTCAGCATCGCGGTTTTTCGCAGCGATGATGACTTCAGATGCTTCTTCGCCGACCTTTTTCAAAATCTTATCAACGCCTTTTTCAAACAAGTACGTCGTGTATGCACCTTCTGGACGTTCTTTTTCACGGTTGCGAATCAACTGCTCAAGTTCAAATAAAATTTGGTAGTCTGCTAGGCTTTCCGCTCCAGACGCTGCCTCTTCACCTGTGAACACACTCTCTGTAAAACAGCTGGTTGTTCCGTTGTGGCAAGCAGGACCAGCTGGTTCTACTAGTACAACCACTGCATCTTGGTCACAATCGAACTTCATATCAACGATTTTCTGTGTATTCCCGCTTGTTGCCCCTTTATGCCAAAGCTCCTGACGTGATCGGCTGTAAAACCATGTTTCACGCGTTTCTATCGATTTATTTAAAGACTCTTTGTTCATATACGCAAGGGTTAATACTTCCTTCGTCACCGCATCCTGAACGATTGCCGGCAGCAAGCCGTTTTCATCAAACTTTACATTCATCGTACGTTCACCCCTTTTTCTTTTAGAAATGATTTCACTTCTTCAACTGATGTTTCCTTGTAGTGGAAAATTGATGCCGCTAGCGCTGCATCTGCCTTTGCTTCTAAAAAGGCTTCCGCAAAATGCGCAGAGTTTCCTGCTCCCCCGGAGGCGATGACTGGAACAGAAACCGTTTCGCTCACCGCACGAGTTAAGGCCACATCAAAGCCCTTCTTTTCTCCGTCACTATCCATACTTGTTAATAGGATCTCTCCTGCCCCACGACGAACCGCTTCTTTTGCCCATTCTATGACTTCATACTCGGTAGCTTTTCGCCCACCATGTGTAAAAACACGCCAAGAACCAAGCTCTTTATCGAATTTCGCATCAATAGCAACGACGATACACTGTGTTCCGAAGAAGTTCGCTCCTTCGGTTATAAGCTCAGGATTTAGCACAGCAGCCGTATTCAATGACACCTTATCAGCACCAGCACGTAAAATGCGCTTCATATCTTCTAGGGAATTAATCCCCCCACCTACAGTAAACGGAATTGCTAGCTCGGAAGCAACCGATTTAACCACATCCACCATCGTTCCGCGACCTTCATGCGAAGCAGAAATATCTAAAAAGACTAACTCATCTGCTCCTTGCTCATCGTAAAAACGAGCCAGTTCCACGGGGTCTCCTGCATCGCGTAGCTGTACGAACTGAATTCCTTTTACCACACGACCGTCCTTCACATCCAGGCAGGGAATAATACGCTTTGTTAGCATGTTACTTCACCTCTTTCAATGCTTCAGGAACAGAGAATCGACCTTCATAAATCGCTTTTCCCACAATCGCACCGCTCACACCTTTACCTACAAGCTCCTTCAATGCTCGCAGATCAGCAAGTTCACTTACCCCGCCAGAGGCGATGACGCTTTTTCCTGTTTCAACCGCCAGCTTTTCTACCGCCAATAAGTTCGGACCAGAAAGCATCCCATCTGTTGCGATATCTGTAAAAATAAATGTCTCTGCACCGGCTTCAGCTAGACGCTTACCAAGCTCAACCGCTGTGACAGAAGAAGTATCGAGCCAACCATGCGTTGCCACATAGCCATCCTTCGCATCGAGCCCGATCGCGATCTTTTCTCCGTACTTTTGAATCATTTCAATAGCAAACTCTGGGTTTGATACGGCCACACTCCCGATAATGACACGTGATACGCCATTGTTTAGGTAATGAAGAATATCTTCCTCCGTACGAATCCCACCACCAATTTGTACTTTCGCATCAAGCTTTTGGGCAGCCTCGATCACAAAACGATCGTTCACACGCTTGCCATCCTTTGCTCCGTCAAGGTCGACCATATGTATCCACTCGGCTCCTGCATCGGCAAAGCTTTTCGCCATATCAAATGGAGAATCTCCATACACGGTTTCTTGATTATAATCTCCTTGTAAAAGGCGGACGCATTTGCCCCCGCGCATATCAATTGCTGGATAAATAGTAAAGCTCATCGTGCCACCCTTTCTTTCGTTAGCTCAGTAAAATTACGCAATAGCTCCATGCCTAGCTTGCTGCTTTTTTCCGGATGAAATTGCATACCGAATACATTTCCTCGACCTACTACAGCAGGTACTTCCACGTCATAATCGCAGCTAGCGATGACAACCTCATGATCCGGTGTATTTACGTAATACGAGTGAACAAAATACACAAAGTCTTCATGAATATTTTCTAAAATCGGCGAGGTACAGAAGAAGTGAATATTGTTCCAGCCCATATGCGGAACCTTGTACGCCTCTCCTTCAGGAGTTTCTCCGGGAAAACGAATCACGTTTCCTGGTAGTAACGCTAACCCCTTTGTTAAGCCGTTCTCTTCGCTTTCTTCAAATAACAGCTGCATACCAAGGCAAATACCTAGCAATGGCTTTCCAGTTTTCACATATTCCTTGATCATCGTAGTCAGGCCTGATTCGTTCAGCTTTTCCATAGCATCTTTAAACGATCCAACCCCTGGTAAGATTAAGCTATCAGCTTGTAGCAGTTCGCTAGCATCCTCTGAAATGAAGTAAGGAGCTTCGAGCCGTTCGAGGGCCTTCGAAACGCTGAACAAATTCCCCATGCCGTAATCAATAATTCCGATCATTTACAACATCCCTTTCGTTGATGGAACGCCCTTTATTCTTGGGTCAATCGTGGTTGCTTCATCCAATGCTCTAGCTAACGCTTTAAAAATTGCTTCAATGATATGGTGTGTATTTTGACCATAGTGAACAATCACATGGAGGTTCATTCGTGCTTCAAGGGCAAGCTTCCAAAGAAATTCATGAACTAACTCGGTGTCAAAGGTTCCAACCTTTTGACTTGGGAAGTGTGCGCGCATTTCTAAATGCGGACGATTGCTTAAGTCAACGACGACTTGTGCAAGTGTCTCATCCATTGGTACAAAAGCATTTCCGTAGCGCTTGATTCCTTTTTTATCGCCTAACGCTTCACGAAGGACTTGTCCTAAGCAGATACCAATATCCTCTGTTGTGTGGTGATCGTCCACCTCTGTGTCACCCTTGGCGTTGATGGTTAAGTCAAATTGACCGTGCTTGGTGAAGAGATCAAGCATATGTGTCATAAAAGGAACGCCCGTCTCTAGTTCTGATTTACCTTCCCCATCAATCGTTAAAGCAAGTTCTATATTTGTTTCACCTGTTTTTCTTGTTATACTTGCTGACCTTGTCATCCCGAATCCTCCTGTTCAAAAAAGTGTTGGTCAAGGGGTCGTTTCACCCTCCGTGCGCTGGTGTTGCTACGCAACAAAGGCTTCTTCGGGTGGAAACGCCCCCTATTCCATTTATTTAAATCGTGATTCCACCGCTCTTGCGTGAGCTTCTAGGCCTTCGAGTCTTGCGAAGGCGGCGATTTTCTCGACGTTTTGTTGTAAGGCTTTTTCACTGTAAGAGATAATGCTTGATTTCTTTTGGAAATCGTCTACGTTTAATGGGCTTGAGAAACGGGCGGTTCCGTTAGTTGGCAGCACATGGTTGGGGCCTGCGAAATAGTCTCCGACTGGTTCGGAACTGTATCGACCGATAAAAATGGCACCCGCATGTTTGATTTGCCCTAAAAGCTCCATTGGATTAGCCGTCATTACTTCTAAATGCTCTGGCGCCAATGTGTTAATCGTCGCAATCGCTTCTTCTAATGTGTCCGCCACATAAATCGCTCCATATTCAGCGATCGATTGTTCGGCAATGGCTTTACGAGGAAGTGTTTCGAGCTGACGAACAACCTCTTTAGAAACCTGTTCCGCTAACTCTTGCGATGTGGTAACAAGCACACAACATGCTCTTTCATCATGCTCAGCCTGAGAAAGTAGATCTGCAGCCACTTCGCTTGCTCGAGCTGTGTTATCTGCTAAAACAGCAATTTCACTAGGACCTGCAATCATATCAATGGCCACGTCACCGAAAACTTCACGCTTGGCTAGGGCCACATAGATGTTACCTGGTCCGACGATTTTATCAACAGGCTGAATCGCTTCTGTTCCATAAGCAAGAGCGGCAACTGCTTGTGCTCCCCCTACCTTAAAAATCTCCTTCACACCAGCTTCTTGAGCCGCAACAACGACGGCTGCCGGTAACTTTCCATTAGCACCTGGAGGAGACACCATGACGATGCGTTCAACCCCAGCCACTTTTGCTGGCATCACATTCATAAGAACAGACGATGGGTACGCCGCAGTTCCACCTGGCACATACACCCCAACAGAATCAAGTGGAGTGACCTTTTGACCAAGAATCGTTCCGTTCGCTTCAGTCGTGAGCCATGAATTGCGAACCTGCTTTTCGTGAAACGAGCGAATATTTTCAGCTGCTTCCTTAATAATCGCCACATACTCCGCACCTGTTTCCTCGTATGCTTCACGAATTTCTTCTTCAGAAACCTGCATCGATGTTAACGTGGCACGATCAAATTTTTCTGTATAGGAAAATAGAGCCGTATCTCCATTTTTTCGTACATCTTCAATAATTGCCTTTACCGTTTGGCGTTGCTCCTCGGTTCCTGCATCCACCGAACGCTTAATGCTAACTGCCTCACTCACCTTTAGAATTCTCATCCTATTTTAGCTCCTTACTCCGTGAATCACGTCTGTTAACTTATCAACGATCTCACTAATTCGCTCATCCTTTGTTCGGTAGCTGACCGGATTTACGATCAGACGAGAGGTAATATCGGCAATGCGCTCATATTCTACTAGTCCATTTTCAACTAGTGTTTTTCCTGTAGACACGATATCTACGATGCGATCAGATAATCCGATGATCGGTGCCAGTTCGATCGAACCATTCAGCTTGATGATCTCCACCTGTTCTCCTTGTTCACGGAAGTAGGCAGCAGCCACATTCGGATACTTGCTAGCCACCTTTGGAGCCACATCGTTCATTTTTGTATTTGGCAAACCTGCAACCGCCAAGTAGCAGGCACTAATTTTCAAATCTAATAGTTCATACACATCACGCTCTTCTTCAAGCATAACATCTTTCCCTGCAATTCCTAAATCAGCCACGCCGTGTTCTACATAAGTAGGGACGTCCATCGGCTTCGCTAAAATAAAGCGAAATTGCTCTTGTTCCACATCGATAATGAGCTTGCGAGAGTCTTCAAACTCTGGTGGAAGATTGAAGCCCGCTTGACGGAGAAGCTCGACTGCTTCGTCAAAAATTCGCCCCTTCGGCATTGCAATTGTTAGCATTTCCTTCACTGTTAAGACCCCCTGCCTGCTTTTCCGATTAAAAAGACGATATCTGTATATTGATTCGTACATGCATCAATATTTTTCACACCATTGATATCTTGTAACACGACTTTTTCTCCGATGGCGCGTCTTTCTTTTGCCACCGTGTACGCTTCTTGTCGTCGTTCATCACTGAATAAAATACATGTCATCGGTGTTTCTTCTGATACTCCACCAAGCGCTTCAATTAAGCGGTCTAAGTATAGTGCAAACCCGGTCGCTCCCGTTGCCTTCCCGAACTTTTCTAAAAGAAGATCATATCTGCCGCCATTTCCAATTGGTGTACCTACCGCGTGAGAATACACTTCAAACACGATTCCTGTGTAGTAGCTCATATGACTAATAAGTGTTAGGTCAAACTTCAGCTTATCTTCCTCACCAAAGGCTACGACAATCTCCCACAATTGCTGAAGCTGAGAAAGGGCTTCACGACCACTTTCGTTTTCAATAATATCATTCGCAAAGCTTAGAACCTCCTCGCCTCCGCGAAGCTTTAGGAAATCCAATAATCTTTGCTTATCAATGGAAGATAACGCAAGGTTTTTTACATGCTCACGGTATCCTACATAATTTTTTTCATATAAATATTTCGTTAATGCTTGGGCCCGCTCTTCCGTTCCTAGAATTTGCTGGAACAATGTCTGAACAAAGCCGATATGACCAACGGAAATTTGGAACTTAGGTAGTCCAACCTCACGTAATGACGAGATTAATAGAGCGATGACCTCTCCGTCTGCGCTAATCGTATGGTCGCCAATACACTCCACACCGATTTGCTCAAACTCTGCTGGTCTGCCCCCTTCTCTTTGCTGTGCTCTGTAAACATTCGCCGAGTAGGCCAAACGCAGTGGCAAGTCTTCCTTTAACAGCTTAGATGCTGCCACACGCGCGATTGGGGCAGTCATATCCGGTCTCAGCACAAGTGTATGACCTTGTGAATCTAATAATTTAAACAGCTGCTGGTCAAGAATAGCCGAAGCTGTTCCGACCGTTTCATAATATTCAAGTGCGGGCGTTTCAATAAACTGGAAGCCCCAACGTTTCATTTCAGATTTGATCGCATCTCTAGCAATGCTTTTCGTTTCGTATAATCCTGGAAGAGTATCCCTCATTCCAAGTGGTTTTTCGAACATAAACAAACGACTCAAGACAATCACCTCTATATCAAAATGTTCCGAATCCTTTAGTTCGCTAATATGTTAGCAAATTGAAGTTATATGTAGTTTACTCCTTTCTCAAGGAAGTCGTCAACTGAAAAATTGGTAACAAAGTCGATTGGCGTCCATTCTCTTCGCTGTTATTGCTAGCGCAATAAAGGCTCGATTATGTACACCAATCGACAATGATATAAAAAAAGCCTCACTAACTACTGTTAATGAAGCTTTTCTTTTCCGTAAATCGGATCCTCTTCCCATCTTGCTGTGAGCTCTTCTTTTGTGTAAATCACTCGCATGGGGTTGCCACCAACGAACGCTCCTGCTGGAACATCCTTATGGACGAGCGTTCCCGCTGATACAATGGCTCCGTCTCCAATCGTGATGCCAGGTAAAATCGTGGTATTTGCTCCGATCATTACTTCGCTCCCGATTTGCACTTCTCCTAACCGATACTCTTTGATTAAGTATTCGTGTGCAAGGATCGTGGTGTTATAACCGATGACCGTATTTTTGCCCACGCTGATTTTTTCTGGAAACATAATGTCAAGCATAACCATAAGAGCAAACGAGGTTTGGTCACCAATATTCATTTTTAGAAATGTTCGATACAACCAGTTTTTCATTCCTAAAAATGGTGTATATCGTGCGAGTTGGATTACAATGAAGTTTTTGACGACTTTTACAAAAGGGACGGTTTTGTATACATGCCAGAGAGAGTTCGCTCCTTCAACTGGGTAGCGAGTTGTCCTTCTCATTATCCTTCTGCCTCTAAAATCGCCAGTAAATCAGTCATGTTTTCAAGCATATAATCTGGATTATATTTGGCTAAATAGTCACGACCTTTAATCGACCAGGCCACTGCAGCCGTTCTTACTCCCGCATTTCTCCCTCCTAAAATATCATGATGGTTATCTCCAACCATGATCGCTTCCTCTGGAGTAGAATGCAGTTTTTCTAATGCCATACGTACCGGACCTGGGTCTGGCTTTGCTTTTTCCACATGATCAAGTGCCACGACAATTTCAAAATAAGGATCTAGCTCGGTTAGCTTCAACCCTTTCATCACAACGTCAGACATTTTCGACGTCACGATTCCAATCTTATAACCTTTGTCCTTCAAGGCAATAACCGTTTCTTTTACACCCTCGAACTCTTTTACAAGCGAATCGTGATTACTAATGTTAAAGGATCGATAAGTCTTTATCATTTCCTCGACATTATCCGGATTCATTCCACCAAATGTTTCTACGAGCGTTGGTCCCATAAACGGGATCACATCCTCACGCTTGTATTGGTCAGGATAATAGTGCTGTAAGGTGTGTAGAAAGGATTGAATAATCAGTTCGTTTGTATCAATTAATGTTCCGTCTAAATCAAATAAGATGGTTGTTGTTTTAGTGGTCATAGACTGTTTCCTTTCGTTTTGAGAACTCCACTCGCTTCCATACCTTCACCACGATGGCGGTCAATACGATCGCCAATACTAAACGGATGAGTAGTAAAGGAAGGACAGGTATTCCTAATGGTAAAAAGATGAGGGTATCTTCCACAACGGCGTGGCAGGCTGCGAGGAAAATGAATGCAATCGTTACGTCCTTTTTGCTCACTCCATCCTCTTTTACAGCCTGAATCATGACGCCCGCTCCATACGCAAGGCCAAAGATCAATCCTGCCGCAAGAGTGGTTGATGTATTTTCCTTCATTCCTAATGCTCTTGTCACTGGTGCCATCCATCGAGAAAACACCTGAAGCCATTTTAAGTCCTTTAAAATTTGAATCACAATCATTAACGGCATGACAATCATAGCTAACTGAACAATTCCAAGTGCGGCTGTTTGCAAAGCATCGAGAAGAACAGGAATGACTCCACTCACACTTTCTTCTTTCGCTGCCACCAGCCCGTATTGCGCACGTTCACTTCCACCTTGCCACACAAGGTTTATCACAATTCCTGAAAAAATGGCCAATCCAATTCTAACGGTAAGAGCAATCCAAAGCTTCACGCCTACCTTTATGGCGACGCTCGATTCCACGAGCATATTATGTGAAAAAGAAAGCATAACTGCGATAATAAACACTTCTTTTACCGATAAATCAATCGTAAGCATGGCGCCGATGGCCGCGTACAGGTTGAGAAAGTTTCCTAGTACGAGAGGAATTGCTGCGTCACCAGAAAGTCCAAAAATCCCCATCAAAGGAGTAATTAACTGTATCACCCATGGCAGAACAGGGGTGTGCTGCAGCAAAGCAACGATAAGGGCAACCGGAAATATTATTTTCCCCAATGCCCAAACGGTCTTCAAACCGACGAAAAACCCTGCTTTCGTAGATTGTAGCATCTTCTCTCCGTGCTCCCTTATTTGTATTAGGATGAGGGCAGTTTCCCCTGAAGCCAGCCTTTGTTGCGTAGCAACACCAGGTGGCGAAAGGCGAAACTGTCCCTCTCACTTATTTCATATTGGGTAAAGTTTCTCCTTAAGGAGAAATGGCACCCTTTTCTCTCTTTGTTTTACACACTCTGGTCCAAATACCGGACCTTCGCGTATCCTTTTACTCTTCGATAAACGAATAATGCAACGGCTATAACAATTAAGGCAATCGAAATCGTTTGGGCAATACGTAAAGATTCTGTTAACATCAAGCTGTCCGTACGCATTCCTTCCACGAAGAAACGACCGATGGAATACCAAATCACATAGGAAAGGAAAATCTCACCTTGTCGTAAATTCACTCTTCTTAGTGACATTAATAAAATAAAACCTAAAAGATTCCAGATTGATTCATATAAGAAGGTTGGATGATAATAGGTGCCATCAATATACATTTGGTTAATGATAAACTCTGGTAAGAATAAGCCATCTAAAAAGCTTCTCGTTACCTCGCCCCCATGTGCCTCTTGGTTGATAAAATTCCCCCAACGACCAATGGCTTGCCCAATGATAATACTTGGGGCAGCAATATCCGCAAGCTTCCAAAACGAAATATTTCTCTTCCTTGAAAACACAATCGCAGTAATAACCGAACCGATGAGTGCGCCATGAATCGCAATACCACCGTTCCAAATCTTGATAATATCACCTGGATTTTGCGAGTAATAATCCCATTCAAATGCCACATAATAAATACGAGCTGAAATGATGGCAATAGGGATCGCCCAAAGCATCAAATCTGGGAAAATATCTTTATGTAGCCCCCTTCTTTCACCTTCTCGCATCGCTAAAAACAATGCAAGTGCAATTCCCACCCCAATGATCACACCGTACCAATGGATCTGGATTGGACCGAGTGACAACGCAACTGGGTCAATCGGTTGAATAGTTGATTCCATTACAGCTCATCCTCCTTAGGATTAATGTTCTTCGTCATGCTCGCCTTCTTCAATCACATCAGCCAGACGATTCGTAAACTGCTCCGCTGCGTTCACTCCCATTCGCTTTAGACGGAAGTTCATCGCTGCTACTTCAATAATAACGGCTAAGTTCCGACCAGGTCGAACAGGAACCGTTAATTTTGTTAAATCTGTGTCAATGATTCGCATTTTTTCTTCGTCCAACCCTAGGCGGTCGTACTGCTTATTTTGATCCCATAATTCTAAGTTAATAACTAATGTAATACGTTTATGACTACGAACCGCTCCTGCTCCAAACAGTGTCATCACGTTAATGATTCCTAATCCGCGAATTTCAAGTAAATGCTCAATCAATTCTGGAGAGTTACCAATAAGCGTATCTTCATCTTCCTGACGAATTTCTACGCAATCATCTGCAACCAATCGATGTCCACGTTTGACGAGTTCAAGAGCCGTTTCACTTTTCCCGACGCCACTTTTCCCCGTGATTAGAACTCCTACTCCATAAATATCAATGAGAACCCCATGAACAGCCGTTGTAGGTGCAAGCTTACTTTCTAAAAAATTCGTCAATCGTCCAGAAAAACGTGTCGTCTTCTGTCTAGAACGCATAAGCGGCACAGCCTCACGTTCACAGGCTTCGATCAGTTCTTCAGGTACCTCAAGCTCCCTAGTTACAATGATTCCGGGAGTTACATCCGTACAAAGCTTTTCCATACGAATGGCACGCTCCGTTGGCGACAATTTTTCCGCAAAGGTTAGCTCTGTTTTCCCAAGAAGTTGGATCCGCTCAGCTGGATAATAATCGAAAAACCCTGCTATCT from Robertmurraya sp. FSL R5-0851 includes the following:
- the ppaX gene encoding pyrophosphatase PpaX encodes the protein MTTKTTTILFDLDGTLIDTNELIIQSFLHTLQHYYPDQYKREDVIPFMGPTLVETFGGMNPDNVEEMIKTYRSFNISNHDSLVKEFEGVKETVIALKDKGYKIGIVTSKMSDVVMKGLKLTELDPYFEIVVALDHVEKAKPDPGPVRMALEKLHSTPEEAIMVGDNHHDILGGRNAGVRTAAVAWSIKGRDYLAKYNPDYMLENMTDLLAILEAEG
- a CDS encoding nucleoside recognition domain-containing protein, whose protein sequence is MLQSTKAGFFVGLKTVWALGKIIFPVALIVALLQHTPVLPWVIQLITPLMGIFGLSGDAAIPLVLGNFLNLYAAIGAMLTIDLSVKEVFIIAVMLSFSHNMLVESSVAIKVGVKLWIALTVRIGLAIFSGIVINLVWQGGSERAQYGLVAAKEESVSGVIPVLLDALQTAALGIVQLAMIVMPLMIVIQILKDLKWLQVFSRWMAPVTRALGMKENTSTTLAAGLIFGLAYGAGVMIQAVKEDGVSKKDVTIAFIFLAACHAVVEDTLIFLPLGIPVLPLLLIRLVLAIVLTAIVVKVWKRVEFSKRKETVYDH
- the lgt gene encoding prolipoprotein diacylglyceryl transferase, coding for MESTIQPIDPVALSLGPIQIHWYGVIIGVGIALALFLAMREGERRGLHKDIFPDLMLWAIPIAIISARIYYVAFEWDYYSQNPGDIIKIWNGGIAIHGALIGSVITAIVFSRKRNISFWKLADIAAPSIIIGQAIGRWGNFINQEAHGGEVTRSFLDGLFLPEFIINQMYIDGTYYHPTFLYESIWNLLGFILLMSLRRVNLRQGEIFLSYVIWYSIGRFFVEGMRTDSLMLTESLRIAQTISIALIVIAVALFVYRRVKGYAKVRYLDQSV
- the hprK gene encoding HPr(Ser) kinase/phosphatase → MAKVRTKDIIEKFDLELISGEEGINRPITMSDISRPGIEIAGFFDYYPAERIQLLGKTELTFAEKLSPTERAIRMEKLCTDVTPGIIVTRELEVPEELIEACEREAVPLMRSRQKTTRFSGRLTNFLESKLAPTTAVHGVLIDIYGVGVLITGKSGVGKSETALELVKRGHRLVADDCVEIRQEDEDTLIGNSPELIEHLLEIRGLGIINVMTLFGAGAVRSHKRITLVINLELWDQNKQYDRLGLDEEKMRIIDTDLTKLTVPVRPGRNLAVIIEVAAMNFRLKRMGVNAAEQFTNRLADVIEEGEHDEEH